In a single window of the Pyrococcus sp. NA2 genome:
- a CDS encoding ATP-binding protein, whose translation MLFDPKPKTDRKDLYDRERELEEFQESVKRESLVLLLGIRRLGKSSLLNVGLKESGLPYSKIDVRSLYFTYGTIPQEILARKIIESLLANERSLSLTLREIFESIRGIRISGIHVEFERRQDLPSILERIDLWAEKEGRRVIIALDEAQYLRLSGVRYDGLIAYAVDNLPNLVFVLTGSEVGMLHDFLGLDDPKKPLFGRQSTEIILERFTRSESFDFLRVGFEELGMDIPEDEIDEVVNRIDGIVGWLTLYGYLRGVKKLEKEETLRSLYSKAKALIKEELSHIFSHSKRYKFILKAVALGNKRWKNIKEYVEFRTGKINDAKFSNLLKNLVKYGYLEKRDGEYVIPDPLVKEVVANLR comes from the coding sequence TTGCTTTTTGATCCCAAACCAAAGACTGACAGAAAGGATTTATATGATAGGGAGCGTGAGTTAGAAGAGTTTCAAGAGAGCGTAAAGAGGGAAAGTCTCGTCCTATTATTAGGAATAAGGAGACTTGGAAAGAGCTCCCTCTTAAATGTTGGACTCAAGGAAAGTGGTTTGCCATATTCAAAGATCGACGTGAGATCCCTTTATTTCACCTACGGAACGATTCCACAAGAAATATTGGCAAGGAAGATCATAGAGTCACTACTTGCGAATGAGAGATCCCTATCCTTAACCCTTAGGGAGATATTCGAATCAATAAGAGGGATAAGGATATCTGGAATTCATGTAGAGTTCGAAAGAAGACAAGATCTCCCAAGCATACTTGAAAGGATAGATCTCTGGGCAGAAAAAGAGGGAAGAAGGGTGATAATAGCACTGGACGAGGCCCAATACCTTAGATTGTCTGGAGTTAGGTACGACGGATTGATAGCTTATGCTGTTGATAACCTCCCCAACTTAGTGTTCGTCCTAACGGGGTCGGAAGTTGGAATGCTACATGATTTCCTGGGACTAGATGACCCAAAGAAGCCCCTCTTTGGAAGACAATCCACAGAGATAATACTTGAGAGATTCACAAGGAGTGAGAGCTTCGATTTTCTGAGGGTGGGATTTGAGGAACTTGGCATGGATATCCCAGAGGATGAAATTGATGAAGTGGTTAACAGGATTGACGGGATTGTCGGATGGTTAACCCTATACGGCTACCTGAGGGGAGTTAAGAAGCTTGAAAAGGAAGAAACATTGAGAAGCCTCTACTCCAAGGCTAAGGCCTTAATAAAGGAGGAACTCTCGCACATATTTTCGCACAGTAAGAGGTACAAGTTCATCTTGAAGGCGGTAGCCCTGGGAAACAAGAGATGGAAGAACATAAAGGAATATGTAGAGTTCAGGACGGGAAAAATTAACGATGCCAAGTTTTCAAATCTCTTGAAGAACTTAGTGAAATACGGATACCTTGAAAAACGAGATGGAGAGTATGTTATCCCAGATCCACTTGTTAAAGAAGTCGTTGCAAACCTTCGATAA
- the thyX gene encoding FAD-dependent thymidylate synthase, whose amino-acid sequence MVRVTLVNYTKRPLETITWAALVSYWEEWSTESFERISEEDVKNHLPRILGYGHESILEHATFTFSIEGCSRVCTHQLVRHRIASYTQQSQRYIVLNEENVEETFVIPESIKKDKELYERWKKVMAETISLYRESIKRGIHQEDARFILPQAVKTKIIVTMNLRELKHFFGLRLCERAQWEIREVAWKMLEEMAKRDDIRPIIKWAKLGPRCIQLGYCPEGELMPPGCWKRTREKWKSLLEKYL is encoded by the coding sequence ATGGTTCGAGTTACGCTCGTTAATTATACGAAGAGGCCATTGGAAACAATAACCTGGGCTGCCCTTGTAAGCTACTGGGAGGAGTGGAGCACGGAATCGTTTGAAAGGATAAGCGAGGAAGACGTGAAAAATCACCTTCCCAGGATATTGGGCTATGGTCACGAGAGCATCTTGGAGCATGCAACCTTCACATTTTCGATCGAAGGTTGCAGTAGGGTCTGCACTCATCAACTTGTGAGGCATAGAATAGCCAGCTATACCCAGCAAAGCCAGCGTTACATCGTTCTTAACGAGGAGAACGTTGAGGAAACGTTCGTAATTCCAGAATCGATAAAGAAAGATAAGGAACTTTATGAGAGATGGAAGAAGGTCATGGCCGAGACAATAAGCCTTTACAGGGAGAGCATAAAGAGGGGAATTCACCAGGAAGATGCCCGCTTCATTCTACCCCAGGCTGTGAAGACGAAGATAATTGTGACGATGAACTTGAGAGAATTGAAGCATTTCTTTGGCCTTAGACTGTGCGAAAGGGCCCAGTGGGAGATTAGGGAAGTTGCATGGAAGATGCTTGAGGAGATGGCGAAGAGGGATGACATAAGGCCAATAATAAAGTGGGCCAAACTCGGACCTAGATGCATTCAGCTTGGCTATTGTCCAGAGGGAGAATTAATGCCCCCAGGATGCTGGAAGAGAACAAGGGAGAAGTGGAAGAGCCTCCTTGAGAAATACTTATAA
- a CDS encoding ATP-binding protein, whose protein sequence is MFINREEELSLLRERVKSGKAEFVVIYGWRRIGKTALILELIRQYRGIYLLARETSEADNLRRFSERIADYFDDDFLRKNPFQNWDAFFEYLYQKSDERLIVAIDEFPYLLKGNRALPSILQEYWDLKLSKSKIFLIICGSSVAMMEKLLGYKSPIYGRRTGQLKLKPMDFFSARKFFPRYSIEDSLKAYGILGGTPAYLLNFDDERSIEENLLSYFRPDSFLYQDALFVLREELDEPRNYFAIMEAIAKGNTSLGEIMNETGLDRSTVGKYLSVLIDLDLVRREVPITASWKSRKGRYYINDPYFAFWFRYVLPNVDLIETRQGDLLVKIVMEDFDQYLGWIFEDVARQFLIKLNEAFTKIGRWWHKNEEIDLVAMNKHEKSVLFVEVKWKELSENESRKILKRLMKKAQLVGLDNWKEYYGLIGKKIHGKKELRSEGWLVWDLEDFEALNQESRQKHHPG, encoded by the coding sequence ATGTTTATCAACAGGGAGGAAGAGCTAAGTCTTTTGAGAGAGCGAGTGAAAAGCGGGAAAGCCGAGTTTGTTGTGATTTATGGATGGCGGAGAATAGGAAAAACTGCACTTATATTAGAACTAATTCGGCAATATAGGGGAATTTATCTCTTGGCCAGAGAAACAAGTGAAGCAGATAATTTAAGACGCTTCTCAGAGAGAATTGCAGATTATTTTGATGATGACTTTCTTAGAAAAAACCCATTTCAGAACTGGGATGCATTCTTTGAGTATCTGTATCAAAAATCAGATGAAAGGCTTATAGTTGCCATAGATGAGTTCCCATACTTATTAAAGGGTAATAGGGCTTTGCCATCAATTCTTCAGGAGTATTGGGATCTAAAGCTCTCCAAAAGCAAGATCTTCTTAATAATCTGCGGTTCATCGGTGGCCATGATGGAGAAACTTCTAGGTTACAAAAGCCCAATCTATGGGAGAAGAACCGGCCAACTTAAGCTTAAACCAATGGATTTCTTCAGTGCAAGAAAGTTCTTCCCCAGATACTCTATCGAGGACTCTTTGAAGGCCTATGGGATACTTGGAGGAACTCCAGCATATCTACTTAACTTCGACGATGAAAGGAGCATTGAGGAGAATCTCCTGAGTTACTTCAGGCCAGATTCTTTCTTGTATCAAGATGCCCTATTTGTCCTACGAGAAGAGCTTGATGAGCCCAGGAACTACTTCGCCATTATGGAAGCGATAGCGAAAGGAAATACTTCCCTTGGAGAGATTATGAATGAAACCGGCCTCGATAGGTCAACCGTTGGTAAGTATCTTTCAGTTCTCATTGATCTTGACCTCGTGAGACGTGAAGTGCCGATAACGGCGAGCTGGAAGAGCAGGAAAGGAAGGTATTATATAAACGATCCATACTTCGCGTTTTGGTTTCGGTATGTGCTACCCAATGTTGATCTAATCGAGACGAGGCAAGGAGATTTGTTAGTGAAAATTGTCATGGAGGACTTTGATCAATATCTTGGCTGGATATTTGAAGACGTTGCCAGGCAATTTTTAATTAAACTCAATGAGGCTTTCACCAAAATAGGGAGATGGTGGCATAAGAACGAGGAAATTGACCTCGTTGCTATGAATAAGCATGAAAAGAGTGTTTTGTTTGTTGAAGTTAAGTGGAAAGAACTGAGCGAGAACGAAAGTAGGAAAATTTTGAAGAGGCTTATGAAAAAGGCCCAGCTTGTCGGGTTGGACAATTGGAAGGAATATTATGGCCTAATCGGGAAAAAGATTCATGGAAAGAAAGAATTGAGAAGTGAAGGGTGGTTGGTGTGGGATTTAGAGGATTTTGAGGCTTTGAATCAAGAGTCTCGCCAAAAGCATCACCCTGGTTGA
- a CDS encoding AbrB/MazE/SpoVT family DNA-binding domain-containing protein — MVSIRLKVGPKGQIVIPKIFREAYGIKEGGEVIVEPTDEGLVIKAPIDVKTLMEKLKERRKKMKGLGFRQSLVI; from the coding sequence ATGGTTAGTATTAGACTAAAGGTAGGGCCTAAGGGACAGATAGTCATTCCAAAGATTTTCAGGGAAGCGTATGGAATTAAAGAGGGGGGCGAAGTAATAGTTGAACCAACGGATGAAGGGCTAGTGATCAAAGCTCCAATCGACGTTAAAACATTAATGGAAAAACTAAAAGAAAGGAGAAAAAAGATGAAGGGGTTGGGATTCAGGCAAAGCTTGGTGATCTAA
- a CDS encoding t26-17p has product MVGIMLKVKIHRQVKRQRKRGKVYNIEQRVIYIPSKAELPEEVYILSPQELQELVELIPEEKRPDWLVVE; this is encoded by the coding sequence ATGGTGGGGATAATGCTCAAGGTTAAGATTCACAGGCAGGTCAAGAGGCAGAGGAAGAGGGGTAAAGTCTATAACATCGAGCAGAGGGTTATCTACATTCCTTCGAAGGCCGAACTTCCGGAAGAAGTTTACATACTTAGTCCACAAGAACTTCAAGAGCTAGTTGAACTAATTCCAGAGGAGAAAAGGCCAGACTGGCTGGTGGTGGAATGA
- a CDS encoding DEAD/DEAH box helicase: MSATIIEEFNAMLKEKLDFSLRPYQEYVINDIINSTTRGDRFIVVSMPTGSGKTLIEIFMAYYSLKLLNSRVLVLEPTRFLCDQMYSKLWNRVFGDLVGKEYEGNCHSFLDPNKKVIISTPQTALKCVSTIREKFNVVIIDEIHHAFGGKYYTELLINLDPSYVFGFTALLPSKKRRLLDFRVELLLGVPKMLTYDFKRLSEISTSFQPPRAIADLFDADMNELEERVYEKLFLGMVDGDSRTVKFLENTLANYGKMAFCESLGKAIAKNKVLYELDFERLCNSSEPSHKARVLCEVLTVYDVKDNDELKPVIVFTSRKATAYEFKDVIVKLLGFSQDRVEVLTSDMSKDERLDLIKRVKEGLVDIIISTLVGEEGVDIPEAGLLVMTDIPKSPLRFYQRLGRLIRVASPRRIKYLVISMTPKTREYYSLEEALWNLYSEGVDVSYIIYNLGEKGPESKVLDVLDKFSSIYNDVAVPFTLMTQGRELSDPINYLTKLAKSDREFLKILEDRGFRVESDEMLSAVLSLIITNPFRRWLDDVKDALNRIEKLINKGSFTKVLDKSMRENRVFYVYDIEMMSDLISEELKGLYYYCISEKKGFCENVFFRIDRKSILRLFMRVFPFKHIDNILERIRNKVFMFEENFRSLKESKRLLIYVDLSRYNERNMSLSPKVVISLDVGVGIRLEAQINYYNVTRNDESTYQKILELVKLNLLAIGYRGVEKFLEFYESTN, from the coding sequence ATGAGTGCAACTATTATAGAAGAGTTTAATGCCATGCTCAAGGAGAAGCTTGATTTCTCTCTTAGGCCATACCAAGAATATGTAATTAATGACATAATTAACTCTACAACCCGAGGAGACAGGTTCATTGTAGTGTCAATGCCTACTGGAAGTGGCAAGACGTTGATCGAGATATTTATGGCATACTACAGTCTTAAACTCCTCAATTCACGTGTTCTAGTGCTTGAACCCACTAGATTCCTGTGTGATCAGATGTATTCCAAGCTGTGGAACAGAGTCTTTGGTGATCTTGTGGGGAAAGAGTATGAGGGAAATTGCCACAGCTTCTTAGATCCGAACAAGAAGGTGATTATATCAACACCTCAGACGGCTTTAAAATGTGTATCTACAATAAGGGAAAAGTTCAACGTCGTGATAATTGATGAAATACATCACGCATTTGGTGGAAAGTATTACACCGAATTACTTATCAACCTAGATCCATCTTATGTATTCGGCTTTACAGCTCTACTCCCAAGTAAAAAGAGACGTCTATTAGACTTTAGAGTTGAACTACTTTTAGGAGTGCCAAAAATGCTTACATACGATTTTAAGAGGTTATCCGAGATCTCTACCTCATTCCAACCCCCGAGGGCGATTGCCGACTTGTTTGATGCCGACATGAACGAGTTAGAGGAGAGGGTGTATGAGAAGCTGTTCTTGGGTATGGTTGATGGAGACTCGAGGACAGTAAAATTCCTCGAGAACACACTGGCTAATTATGGCAAGATGGCATTTTGTGAAAGTTTAGGGAAGGCAATAGCAAAAAATAAGGTTTTATATGAGCTAGATTTTGAGAGACTGTGCAATTCTAGTGAGCCTTCTCATAAGGCTCGAGTGTTGTGCGAAGTGCTCACAGTATACGATGTCAAAGACAATGATGAGCTGAAACCAGTTATAGTGTTCACGTCACGCAAGGCCACCGCTTACGAGTTCAAAGATGTGATCGTGAAGCTCTTAGGCTTTTCACAGGACAGAGTTGAAGTATTAACCAGCGATATGAGTAAGGATGAGAGGCTGGACCTAATTAAAAGAGTTAAGGAGGGACTCGTTGATATCATAATTTCCACACTTGTTGGCGAAGAGGGTGTGGACATTCCAGAGGCTGGACTGCTCGTGATGACTGACATTCCAAAGAGTCCATTGAGGTTTTATCAGCGTTTAGGCAGGTTAATCCGAGTGGCAAGTCCAAGGAGGATAAAGTACCTAGTGATCTCAATGACTCCGAAGACTAGGGAGTACTACAGTCTTGAAGAGGCACTATGGAACTTATACAGTGAAGGGGTTGATGTAAGCTATATCATATACAATTTAGGTGAAAAGGGTCCCGAGTCAAAGGTGCTAGATGTTCTCGACAAGTTTTCGAGCATTTACAATGATGTTGCAGTTCCGTTCACGCTAATGACCCAGGGTAGAGAGCTGAGTGATCCAATAAATTACCTTACGAAACTTGCAAAAAGCGACAGAGAATTCCTGAAGATCCTTGAGGACAGGGGATTTAGAGTAGAGTCCGACGAGATGCTCAGTGCTGTATTGTCCCTAATAATCACCAATCCATTCCGAAGGTGGTTGGACGATGTTAAGGACGCCTTAAACAGGATAGAAAAGCTCATTAACAAGGGTAGCTTTACTAAAGTTCTTGACAAGTCGATGAGAGAGAACCGTGTATTCTATGTTTATGATATTGAGATGATGTCTGATCTAATCTCAGAAGAACTGAAAGGATTATACTATTACTGCATTTCAGAGAAGAAAGGTTTCTGTGAAAATGTGTTCTTTAGGATAGACAGGAAGTCAATATTGAGGCTGTTCATGAGAGTGTTTCCATTCAAGCACATTGATAACATCTTGGAGAGAATTAGGAATAAAGTGTTCATGTTTGAAGAAAACTTTAGGAGTCTCAAGGAGTCAAAACGCCTTTTGATATATGTGGACCTCAGCAGATATAATGAGAGAAACATGTCACTTTCCCCTAAGGTGGTAATATCCTTGGACGTTGGAGTGGGGATACGTCTAGAGGCTCAAATAAATTACTATAACGTAACCAGAAATGACGAAAGCACTTATCAGAAGATCCTTGAGCTAGTGAAGCTCAACCTTCTTGCAATAGGATATAGGGGTGTGGAAAAATTCCTGGAATTCTATGAGAGCACAAACTAG
- a CDS encoding Tfx family DNA-binding protein — translation MKTFLTEQQIKVLVLRAKGLKQSEIARILKTTRANVSILEKRALEKIEKARNTLLLWEQINSKVSVSVRAGEDIFTIPERLFREADKAGVKVPYSTAEIIAFLVEHAPIEDRLAKRDFVIFLDSKNRLRISECLIELNIEGRENDRISDC, via the coding sequence ATGAAAACATTCCTCACCGAACAACAGATCAAGGTTCTCGTTCTTAGGGCAAAGGGGCTCAAGCAGAGTGAAATTGCTCGAATCCTTAAGACCACGAGGGCCAATGTGAGTATACTTGAGAAGAGGGCCCTTGAGAAGATAGAGAAGGCCAGAAATACCCTCCTTCTCTGGGAACAGATAAACTCGAAGGTCAGCGTAAGCGTTAGGGCTGGAGAGGATATATTCACCATCCCGGAGAGACTGTTCAGGGAAGCTGACAAGGCAGGAGTTAAGGTTCCGTACAGCACTGCTGAGATAATAGCATTTCTGGTCGAGCATGCTCCCATAGAGGATAGGCTGGCGAAGAGGGACTTCGTAATATTTTTAGACTCAAAGAATAGACTGAGGATCAGCGAATGCCTAATAGAGCTCAACATAGAAGGGAGGGAAAATGATAGAATCAGCGATTGCTGA
- a CDS encoding sodium:proton antiporter, producing the protein MIESAIAESLFLVLFIGVISMLISRRTGISYVPIFIVAGLVIGPLLKLIPRDLAHEIFDFIRIFGLVIILFTEGHNLSLKILRRHMKTIVTLDTVGLLFTAIIAGFVFELVFHSSFLLGFLFGSIIGATDPATLIPLFRQYQVKQDIETIIVTESIFNDPLGIVLTLVAISMLVPGYGGGVFSLFSSKLGLYAGGVVYFLYNVSLSIGLGILLGILGAWFIVRFEIFDFPEIEAFSLALAFLGFFAGERLSASGYLVATVTGIMLGNYKVLKLRKRNIRILKRLQKAIEKEVHFNDTLAALATIFIFILLGAEMNLKVIFDNLGKGLLVALGVMLLARPIALLPLLKWWSPREYLFIALEGPRGVVPSALASLPITLAMKYKNSISLYWGEVIMASVIITVLTSVIVETLWLPFLRDKLGVSETPEERLKRKEVEKERRKAKG; encoded by the coding sequence ATGATAGAATCAGCGATTGCTGAGTCCCTCTTCCTCGTCCTGTTCATAGGAGTAATATCCATGCTTATAAGCAGGAGAACTGGGATCTCGTACGTTCCTATTTTCATTGTTGCGGGCTTAGTAATTGGGCCTTTATTGAAGCTAATTCCCAGGGATTTAGCTCACGAGATATTCGACTTCATCAGGATATTCGGGCTCGTGATAATCCTCTTCACGGAGGGCCACAACCTAAGCTTGAAGATATTAAGGAGGCACATGAAGACGATAGTTACACTGGATACCGTTGGTCTCCTCTTTACGGCTATCATCGCGGGCTTTGTGTTTGAGCTCGTCTTTCACTCCAGTTTCTTGCTCGGCTTCCTATTCGGCTCGATAATCGGAGCAACGGACCCAGCTACTCTAATCCCGCTGTTCAGGCAGTACCAGGTTAAGCAGGACATAGAGACGATAATAGTTACTGAATCCATATTCAACGATCCCCTTGGAATAGTGCTCACCCTTGTAGCAATATCAATGCTAGTTCCAGGGTATGGTGGAGGCGTTTTCTCTCTTTTCTCCTCAAAGCTAGGGCTGTACGCTGGGGGAGTTGTCTACTTCCTCTACAATGTTTCCCTCTCAATAGGGCTTGGAATACTCCTTGGAATCCTGGGAGCTTGGTTCATAGTTAGATTTGAGATCTTTGATTTCCCCGAGATAGAGGCGTTTTCCCTGGCCTTAGCTTTCCTGGGATTCTTCGCTGGAGAGAGGCTAAGTGCTTCAGGCTATCTGGTTGCGACTGTAACTGGAATAATGCTTGGAAATTACAAGGTGCTGAAGCTAAGAAAGAGGAATATAAGGATTCTGAAAAGGCTTCAAAAGGCAATAGAAAAGGAAGTTCACTTCAATGATACGCTAGCTGCATTAGCAACCATCTTCATCTTTATTCTGCTTGGGGCCGAGATGAACCTCAAGGTGATCTTTGATAACCTCGGAAAGGGGCTTCTGGTGGCTCTGGGAGTTATGCTACTTGCAAGGCCCATAGCTTTACTCCCGCTGTTAAAGTGGTGGAGCCCCAGGGAGTACCTCTTCATAGCATTGGAGGGGCCGAGAGGTGTTGTTCCGTCAGCTTTGGCTTCCCTACCAATAACGTTGGCGATGAAGTACAAGAACTCGATATCCCTCTACTGGGGAGAAGTAATTATGGCAAGCGTCATAATAACGGTTCTAACGAGCGTGATCGTTGAAACTCTTTGGCTCCCATTCCTGAGGGATAAGCTTGGAGTCAGCGAGACCCCCGAGGAAAGGTTGAAAAGGAAAGAAGTCGAGAAAGAAAGGAGGAAGGCTAAAGGTTGA
- a CDS encoding indolepyruvate oxidoreductase subunit beta: MREYNIVITGVGGQGILTAANLLGWAALRAGYKVRVGEVHGMSQRFGSVIAYVRFGEDVYGAMVPEGKADVILSFEPVEALRYINYLKRGGLVFTNARPIPPVQVSMGLATYPSMEEIRRIVEEEFGGKFLAFDAEKLALEAGNVITTNVVLIGALTQTPGFPLSAELVKEVIRLSVPPKAVDVNMKAFELGVKAAREMLNL, translated from the coding sequence ATGAGGGAGTACAACATAGTTATCACTGGAGTTGGTGGACAGGGTATCTTAACGGCAGCGAACCTATTGGGATGGGCCGCACTTAGGGCTGGATACAAGGTTAGGGTTGGTGAAGTTCACGGAATGAGCCAGAGGTTTGGAAGCGTTATAGCTTACGTTCGCTTTGGCGAAGATGTTTACGGAGCGATGGTCCCAGAGGGTAAGGCCGACGTCATCTTAAGCTTTGAGCCAGTTGAAGCCCTAAGATACATCAACTATCTTAAGAGAGGAGGGCTAGTATTCACGAATGCCAGGCCAATTCCACCAGTTCAGGTCTCAATGGGATTGGCAACTTATCCAAGCATGGAGGAGATAAGGAGGATAGTCGAGGAGGAGTTCGGTGGCAAGTTCTTAGCATTTGACGCTGAGAAGTTAGCCTTAGAAGCTGGAAACGTCATAACAACTAACGTCGTTTTGATAGGGGCACTTACCCAAACCCCAGGATTCCCACTTTCAGCAGAACTAGTAAAAGAGGTAATAAGGCTGAGTGTTCCGCCAAAGGCAGTTGATGTCAACATGAAGGCCTTTGAGCTTGGAGTTAAAGCTGCCAGGGAGATGCTCAACCTTTAG
- the iorA gene encoding indolepyruvate ferredoxin oxidoreductase subunit alpha: MVKVTDIVLWDKPGERVLLLGNQAIVRGALEGNVAVYAAYPGTPSSEITDTMAAVASKAGVYMEYSTNEKVAFETALSASWAGLRAMTAMKHVGLNVAMDSFMTVSYMGVNGGFVVVVADDPSMWSSQNEQDTRAIAKFASIPVLEPSSVQEAKDMVKYGFEISEKYKQMVILRTTTRTSHMRGDVVLGELPEEIKEGKRKFGDFKKDPQRYVDIPAFQRPKHPWLLETIEKFREEFNNSPFNWIEGDEDAKVGIIAPGLAYAYVKEALAWLGIGNVKILKLGTPFPVPYGLLEKFFEGLEKVLIVEELEPVVEEQVKVWAFDRGIEVKIHGKDLVPRVYEMTTRRAVEAIAKFLGVETPINFQEIDEKYKKVQEIVPPRPPSLCPACPHRNTYYALRKAATPKAIYPSDIGCYTLAVLPPLKTVDTTIAMGGSIGIAHGLSIALNGSVVEEQRKTGKEKKVIVATIGDSTFFHTGLPALANAIYNRSNVLIVVLDNLVTAMTGDQPNPGTGETPHGPGKRILIEEVAKAMGADFVAVVDPYDIKATYETFKKALQVEGVSVVVSRRACALYRIGQLRRAGKQWPIYQVNEEKCTGCKICINAYGCPAIYWDPEKKKARVDPLMCWGCGGCAQVCPFGAFEKVREGEL, from the coding sequence ATGGTTAAGGTTACCGACATAGTTTTATGGGATAAGCCCGGAGAAAGGGTTCTACTCTTAGGGAATCAGGCGATAGTTAGAGGTGCATTAGAAGGGAATGTAGCCGTTTACGCTGCATATCCTGGAACCCCTAGCTCTGAGATAACGGATACGATGGCGGCAGTTGCAAGTAAAGCTGGAGTCTACATGGAGTATTCAACCAACGAGAAGGTAGCTTTCGAGACTGCATTAAGTGCTTCCTGGGCTGGTCTAAGGGCAATGACGGCAATGAAGCACGTTGGACTGAACGTTGCCATGGACAGCTTCATGACCGTGAGCTACATGGGCGTAAACGGTGGGTTTGTGGTTGTGGTTGCAGATGATCCAAGCATGTGGTCCTCACAGAACGAGCAGGATACTAGAGCCATAGCTAAGTTCGCAAGCATTCCCGTCTTAGAACCTTCAAGCGTCCAAGAGGCAAAGGACATGGTGAAGTACGGATTCGAGATAAGCGAGAAGTACAAGCAGATGGTCATCCTAAGAACAACCACAAGAACTTCTCATATGAGGGGAGATGTGGTTCTGGGAGAGTTGCCAGAGGAGATCAAGGAAGGTAAGAGGAAATTCGGAGACTTCAAGAAGGATCCACAGAGATATGTAGATATACCAGCATTCCAGAGGCCAAAGCATCCCTGGCTACTCGAAACAATCGAGAAGTTCAGGGAAGAGTTCAATAACTCTCCATTCAACTGGATAGAGGGAGATGAAGATGCAAAGGTGGGAATAATAGCCCCAGGACTTGCATATGCTTACGTCAAGGAAGCCCTTGCATGGCTTGGAATTGGAAATGTAAAGATTCTCAAGCTTGGAACGCCATTCCCAGTTCCATACGGATTGCTTGAAAAGTTCTTCGAGGGACTCGAGAAGGTTCTCATAGTCGAGGAGCTTGAACCAGTAGTAGAGGAGCAGGTGAAGGTCTGGGCCTTTGACAGGGGAATCGAAGTGAAGATACATGGAAAGGATCTGGTTCCAAGGGTATATGAAATGACGACAAGAAGGGCTGTAGAAGCCATAGCAAAGTTCTTGGGAGTTGAGACACCAATAAACTTCCAGGAGATAGATGAGAAGTACAAGAAGGTTCAGGAGATAGTTCCTCCAAGGCCACCCTCACTGTGTCCAGCATGTCCGCACAGGAACACCTACTACGCATTAAGGAAGGCTGCAACACCCAAGGCCATATACCCAAGCGACATCGGTTGTTACACATTGGCAGTCCTCCCTCCACTGAAGACCGTTGATACAACAATAGCAATGGGTGGCTCAATCGGAATCGCCCATGGATTGAGCATAGCTTTGAACGGATCAGTAGTTGAAGAGCAGAGGAAGACAGGAAAGGAGAAGAAGGTGATAGTGGCAACGATAGGTGACTCAACCTTCTTCCACACAGGATTGCCGGCACTGGCCAACGCCATCTACAACAGATCAAACGTCCTCATAGTTGTGTTAGATAACTTAGTCACGGCAATGACTGGAGATCAGCCAAATCCAGGAACGGGAGAGACACCTCATGGCCCAGGAAAGAGGATCCTCATAGAAGAGGTTGCAAAGGCAATGGGAGCTGACTTCGTTGCCGTGGTTGATCCCTATGATATAAAGGCAACATATGAAACGTTCAAGAAGGCACTACAGGTTGAAGGAGTCAGTGTAGTGGTCTCAAGGAGGGCATGTGCACTCTACAGGATTGGACAGCTGAGGAGGGCTGGAAAGCAGTGGCCAATCTACCAGGTCAATGAAGAGAAGTGTACTGGATGTAAGATCTGTATCAACGCCTATGGTTGTCCAGCGATCTACTGGGATCCAGAGAAGAAGAAAGCCAGAGTTGATCCCCTCATGTGCTGGGGATGTGGAGGTTGTGCACAAGTCTGTCCATTTGGTGCGTTCGAGAAGGTTAGGGAGGGAGAGCTATGA